Proteins encoded by one window of Cannabis sativa cultivar Pink pepper isolate KNU-18-1 chromosome 4, ASM2916894v1, whole genome shotgun sequence:
- the LOC115715120 gene encoding peroxidase 72, with translation MAKFSLSLLLALSLLAFSPLCLCHKYQGGYLFPQFYDHSCPRAQEIVKSVVAKAVAREARMAASLLRLHFHDCFVKGCDASLLLDSSGSIVTEKRSNPNRNSARGFEVLDEIKSALEKECPNTVSCADILALAARDSTVISGGPNWEVPLGRRDSRGASLSGSNNDIPAPNNTFQTILTKFKRQGLDLVDLVALSGSHTIGDARCTSFRQRLYNQNGNGKPDFTLHPTYAAQLRNRCPRSGSDQNLFFLDFVSPTRFDNTYFKNLLASKGLLSSDQVLVTSSEASKKLVIQYAENNELFFEHFAKSMIKMGNISPLTGSRGEIRKNCRRINNY, from the exons ATGGCTAAGTTTTCTTTGAGTCTTTTGTTAGCTCTTTCTCTCCTTGCTTTTTCTCCACTTTGCTTGTGTCACAAGTATCAAGGCGGTTATTTGTTCCCTCAATTTTACGACCACTCGTGCCCTAGAGCTCAGGAGATTGTTAAGTCGGTTGTAGCCAAGGCCGTAGCTAGAGAGGCTCGCATGGCGGCTTCCTTGCTTAGGCTTCACTTTCACGATTGTTTCGTTAAG ggcTGTGATGCATCATTGTTGCTAGACAGCAGTGGAAGCATAGTGACAGAGAAAAGATCAAACCCGAATAGGAATTCGGCTAGAGGATTCGAAGTACTCGATGAGATTAAGTCTGCACTTGAGAAAGAGTGTCCCAACACTGTATCTTGTGCTGATATTTTGGCTTTGGCTGCTAGAGATTCTACTGTTATT AGTGGTGGACCCAATTGGGAAGTACCTCTTGGAAGAAGAGATTCTAGAGGAGCTAGTTTGAGTGGCTCAAACAATGATATTCCAGCACCAAACAACACTTTCCAAACCATTCTCACCAAGTTTAAACGTCAAGGCCTTGACTTGGTTGATCTTGTTGCACTTTCTG GAAGTCATACCATTGGAGATGCTCGTTGCACGAGTTTCAGGCAAAGACTTTACAACCAAAACGGGAATGGTAAACCAGACTTCACCCTTCACCCAACCTATGCTGCACAGCTTAGAAACCGATGCCCGAGATCCGGCTCAGACCAAAACTTGTTCTTCTTGGACTTTGTTAGCCCAACAAGATTTGACAACACTTACTTCAAGAACTTGTTGGCCTCAAAGGGTCTTTTGAGCTCTGATCAAGTCCTTGTGACAAGTAGTGAAGCATCTAAAAAATTGGTCATTCAATATGCTGAGAACAATGAACTCTTCTTTGAACACTTTGCTAAGTCAATGATTAAGATGGGAAATATTTCTCCATTGACTGGTTCAAGGGGTGAAATCAGAAAGAACTGCAGAAGGATTAACAATTACTAG
- the LOC115714598 gene encoding uncharacterized protein LOC115714598, protein MRYFRFIAPQFSRFSKTLNPQNPNFQCFRTLPYTTASPEISQPTPERVSAIAEEISGLTLLEVTDLTEVLREKLGVKEMPTMVMMMPGMGFGDLRGAGKGGAGAAKGEEKKVEKTAFDVKLDGFDAATKIKVIKEVRTFTALGLKEAKELVEKAPTLLKKGVTKEEAETIIAKMKEVGAKVSME, encoded by the coding sequence ATGAGGTATTTCCGATTCATTGCCCCACAATTTTCCCGATTTagtaaaaccctaaacccccaAAACCCCAACTTCCAATGCTTCAGAACCTTACCCTACACCACGGCCTCGCCGGAGATAAGCCAACCTACGCCGGAGCGAGTTTCTGCGATCGCGGAGGAGATCTCAGGTTTGACGTTGCTCGAGGTAACGGACCTGACGGAGGTCCTCCGTGAGAAATTGGGCGTGAAGGAGATGCCGacgatggtgatgatgatgccTGGAATGGGATTCGGTGACCTAAGGGGCGCTGGGAAAGGCGGTGCCGGTGCGGCGAAGGGAGAGGAGAAGAAGGTGGAGAAAACGGCATTTGATGTTAAGCTCGATGGGTTTGATGCCGCTACGAAGATTAAGGTGATCAAAGAAGTTAGAACTTTTACGGCTTTGGGATTGAAGGAAGCTAAGGAATTGGTGGAGAAAGCGCCTACGCTTTTGAAGAAAGGGGTTACTAAGGAAGAGGCGGAGACCATTATAGCGAAGATGAAGGAAGTTGGTGCCAAAGTCTCAATGGAGTGA
- the LOC115712150 gene encoding folate transporter 1, chloroplastic isoform X1 — MAASQPQSDRWQWENATAGALAGFATVAAMHPLDVVRTRFQVNDGRVSNLPTYKNTVHAVFTITRFEGLRGLYAGFSPAVIGSTISWGLYFFFYDRAKQRYSRNREGKLSPGLHLASAGEAGGLVCLCTNPIWLVKTRLQLQNPLHQTRPYSGIYDALRTIMREEGWRALYKGIVPGLFLQVSHGAIQFTAYEELRKVIVDFKSRKSTEKFGSSDAVLNSIDYAALGASSKIAAILLSYPFQVMRSRLQQRPSSEGIPKYVDTWHVVKETVRFEGVRGFYKGITPNLLKNVPAASITFIVYENVLKLLKLARTD, encoded by the exons ATGGCGGCGTCACAGCCGCAATCAGACCGGTGGCAATGGGAAAACGCCACCGCCGGTGCCCTCGCCGGATTCGCCACAGTCGCTGCCATGCACCCTCTCGACGTTGTCCGTACAAGGTTTCAag TTAACGATGGGAGAGTGTCCAATCTTCCAACTTACAAGAATACTGTTCATGCTGTTTTCACCATTACCCGCTTCGAG GGGTTGAGGGGGCTCTACGCTGGCTTCTCTCCTGCAGTTATTGGCTCCACAATTTCGTGGGGTTTATATTTCTTCTT CTACGACAGAGCCAAACAAAGATATTCTAGAAACAGGGAAGGCAAACTAAGCCCGGGTCTTCATCTTGCTTCTGCTGGGGAAGCTGGAGGTTTG GTTTGTTTGTGCACCAATCCCATTTGGCTCGTAAAAACAAGATTGCAGCTTCAAAATCCTCTTCATCAAACTCGACCATATTCGGGGATTTATG ATGCCTTGAGAACCATAATGAGAGAGGAAGGATGGAGGGCTCTTTATAAGGGGATTGTTCCTGGGCTTTTTCTG CAGGTTTCTCATGGTGCTATACAATTTACAGCATATGAAGAACTTCGGAAAGTCATTGTTGACTTTAAGTCTAGAAAGAGCACAGAGAAGTTTGGAAGTTCTGATGCAGTTTTG AATTCAATTGATTATGCTGCTTTGGGTGCATCCTCCAAAATTGCAGCCATTCTTCTGTCATATCCATTTCAG GTCATGCGCTCTCGGTTACAG CAACGACCTAGTAGTGAGGGAATTCCAAAATATGTGGATACTTGGCATGTCGTCAAGGAAACTGTGCG GTTTGAGGGTGTTCGAGGTTTTTACAAGGGCATCACACCAAATCTTCTGAAAAATGTTCCTGCTGCTTCAATAACTTTTATTGTATACGAAAATGTCCTTAAACTGCTGAAGTTGGCAAGAACAGACTGA
- the LOC115712150 gene encoding folate transporter 1, chloroplastic isoform X2, with translation MAASQPQSDRWQWENATAGALAGFATVAAMHPLDVVRTRFQVNDGRVSNLPTYKNTVHAVFTITRFEGLRGLYAGFSPAVIGSTISWGLYFFFYDRAKQRYSRNREGKLSPGLHLASAGEAGGLVCLCTNPIWLVKTRLQLQNPLHQTRPYSGIYDALRTIMREEGWRALYKGIVPGLFLVSHGAIQFTAYEELRKVIVDFKSRKSTEKFGSSDAVLNSIDYAALGASSKIAAILLSYPFQVMRSRLQQRPSSEGIPKYVDTWHVVKETVRFEGVRGFYKGITPNLLKNVPAASITFIVYENVLKLLKLARTD, from the exons ATGGCGGCGTCACAGCCGCAATCAGACCGGTGGCAATGGGAAAACGCCACCGCCGGTGCCCTCGCCGGATTCGCCACAGTCGCTGCCATGCACCCTCTCGACGTTGTCCGTACAAGGTTTCAag TTAACGATGGGAGAGTGTCCAATCTTCCAACTTACAAGAATACTGTTCATGCTGTTTTCACCATTACCCGCTTCGAG GGGTTGAGGGGGCTCTACGCTGGCTTCTCTCCTGCAGTTATTGGCTCCACAATTTCGTGGGGTTTATATTTCTTCTT CTACGACAGAGCCAAACAAAGATATTCTAGAAACAGGGAAGGCAAACTAAGCCCGGGTCTTCATCTTGCTTCTGCTGGGGAAGCTGGAGGTTTG GTTTGTTTGTGCACCAATCCCATTTGGCTCGTAAAAACAAGATTGCAGCTTCAAAATCCTCTTCATCAAACTCGACCATATTCGGGGATTTATG ATGCCTTGAGAACCATAATGAGAGAGGAAGGATGGAGGGCTCTTTATAAGGGGATTGTTCCTGGGCTTTTTCTG GTTTCTCATGGTGCTATACAATTTACAGCATATGAAGAACTTCGGAAAGTCATTGTTGACTTTAAGTCTAGAAAGAGCACAGAGAAGTTTGGAAGTTCTGATGCAGTTTTG AATTCAATTGATTATGCTGCTTTGGGTGCATCCTCCAAAATTGCAGCCATTCTTCTGTCATATCCATTTCAG GTCATGCGCTCTCGGTTACAG CAACGACCTAGTAGTGAGGGAATTCCAAAATATGTGGATACTTGGCATGTCGTCAAGGAAACTGTGCG GTTTGAGGGTGTTCGAGGTTTTTACAAGGGCATCACACCAAATCTTCTGAAAAATGTTCCTGCTGCTTCAATAACTTTTATTGTATACGAAAATGTCCTTAAACTGCTGAAGTTGGCAAGAACAGACTGA
- the LOC115714283 gene encoding uncharacterized protein LOC115714283, whose product MNEVNHQRIKSNGIWIHVAEQGTGPLVILLHGFPENWYSWRHQINFLANHGYHVVAPDMRGYGDSDSPLTPSSYTTFHLAGDIIGLMDHFHQEKAYLVGIDWGAYAGWHVSLFRPDRVMGFVALSIPYRPRSSTIKDTELLRKSIGDGCHIIQFQEPGRAERAFARYDYLTVMKKFFTITEDDFVAPPDTEIIDYLRTPWSLPPWITEEDLQVFAEKFEESGFTGPLNYYRAMDLNWELLAPWQGSIIRVPTKFIAGDKDIGFESYRTKEYVLGEAFKSYVPDIEVVIIEDGHHFIQQEKPQQVNKEILSFLQKHSVG is encoded by the exons ATGAATGAGGTAAATCACCAAAGAATCAAGAGCAATGGGATATGGATACATGTAGCAGAGCAAGGAACAGGTCCCCTTGTTATCCTTCTTCATGGCTTCCCAGAAAACTGGTACAGTTGGCGCCATCAGATCAACTTCTTGGCTAACCATGGTTACCATGTAGTGGCACCAGACATGAGAGGCTATGGAGACTCTGACTCTCCTCTCACCCCATCTTCATACACAACTTTTCATTTAGCTGGTGACATCATAGGCCTCATGGACCATTTTCACCAAGAAAAG GCATATTTAGTTGGAATAGATTGGGGAGCTTATGCAGGGTGGCATGTGAGTCTTTTTAGGCCTGATAGAGTAATGGGTTTTGTAGCTTTAAGTATTCCATATCGACCAAGATCTTCAACAATCAAAGATACTGAATTACTTAGAAAATCTATTGGAGATGGCTGTCATATTATTCAGTTTCAG GAACCAGGGAGAGCAGAAAGAGCCTTTGCAAGGTATGATTACTTGACAGTGATGAAGAAATTCTTTACAATAACAGAAGATGATTTTGTAGCTCCTCCAGATACTGAGATAATTGATTATTTGAGGACACCTTGGTCTTTGCCGCCATGGATAACCGAAGAGGATCTTCAGGTCTTTGCTGAGAAGTTTGAGGAGTCTGGTTTTACTGGTCCTCTTAACTACTACCGTGCCATGGATTT GAATTGGGAGCTTCTTGCACCATGGCAAGGATCAATAATCAGAGTTCCAACAAAGTTCATAGCTGGTGACAAAGATATTGGTTTTGAGAGTTATCGTACTAAGGAATATGTTCTAGGAGAAGCTTTTAAGAGTTATGTTCCAGATATTGAAGTGGTTATTATAGAAGATGGGCACCATTTTATTCAGCAAGAGAAACCTCAACAAGTCAACAAGGAGATACTTTCTTTCCTTCAAAAACATTCAGTTGGTTAA
- the LOC115714654 gene encoding probable ubiquitin-conjugating enzyme E2 16: MTSSSATSRKALSKIACSRLQKELLEWQVNPPAGFKHKVTDNLQRWVIEVNGAPGTLYSNETYQLQVDFPEHYPMEAPQVIFLHPAPLHPHIYSNGHICLDILYDSWSPAMTVSSICISILSMLSSSTAKQRPEDNDRYVKNCRNGRSPKETRWWFHDDKV; encoded by the exons ATGACAAGCTCCTCTGCCACTTCTCGAAAG GCTTTGAGTAAGATTGCATGCAGTCGGCTCCAGAAGGAGTTGTTGGAGTGGCAGGTCAATCCTCCCGCTGGTTTCAAACATAAAGTCACCGATAATCTTCAAag GTGGGTGATTGAAGTCAATGGAGCTCCAGGAACCCTTTATTCAAATGAGACTTACCAGCTTCAAGTTGATTTTCCTGAGCATTATCCAATGGAAGCCCCTCAG GTTATTTTTTTGCATCCGGCTCCCCTTCATCCTCATATATACAGCAATGGTCATATTTGTTTGG ATATTCTGTATGATTCATGGTCACCAGCCATGACTGTTAGTTCCATCTGTATTAGCATTCTCTCAATGCTGTCAAGCTCAACTGCAAAG CAACGCCCTGAAGATAACGACCGCTATGTAAAGAACTGTAGAAATGGACGATCACCGAAAGAGACGAGGTGGTGGTTTCATGATGATAAAGTATGA
- the LOC115714984 gene encoding D-2-hydroxyglutarate dehydrogenase, mitochondrial isoform X1, whose product MEKWRAGRRFLRFSSCTTPRSNPNSHTPIPMHVSGSGNYQNWKLHHCFRYLTGNRVPIRASIEKGKGVYGNGVRFQFRCFGSASTTVPERNPSFSMLSSDDIEYFKGILGEKNVVQDEDRLLTANTDWMEKYRGSSKLLLLPKTTDEVSQILNYCNSRCLAVVPQGGNTGLVGGSVPVYDEVIINVGLMNKIISFDKVSGILVCEAGCILENLITFLDAQGFVMPLDLGAKGSCQIGGNVSTNAGGLRLIRYGSLHGNILGVEAVLANGDVLDMLGTLRKDNTGYDVKHLFIGSEGSLGIVTKVSILTPPKLSSVNIAFLACENYFSCQKLLIEAKRKLGEILSAFEFLDNAAMDMALNKLEGVRNPLPPSLHNFYVLIETTGSSESSDKEKLEAFLLHAMEIGLVSDGALAQDINQALSFWRLREGIPEALQKSGAVYKYDLSIPVEQMYDLVEEMRTRLGAPTKVVAYGHLGDSNLHLNISAPQYDEKILAQIEPFVYEWTSKHRGSISAEHGVGLMKANKIYYSKSKNTVQLMASIKKLLDPQGILNPYKVLPHSLST is encoded by the exons ATGGAGAAGTGGAGAGCTGGTCGTCGTTTTCTCAGATTCTCCTCATGCACAACCCCTCGATCTAACCCTAATTCTCATACTCCAATCCCCATGCATGTTTCCG GCTCTGGGAATtatcaaaattggaagctaCACCATTGTTTTCGTTACTTAACAGGTAACAGAGTTCCTATAAGAGCTTCAATTGAAAAGGGAAAGGGTGTTTATGGAAATGGAGTTAGATTCCAGTTTAGGTGTTTTGGCTCAGCTTCTACTACAGTGCCTGAGAGAAACCCTTCGTTTTCGATGTTGAGCTCTGATGACATTGAGTATTTCAAAGGAATATTGGGAGAGAAGAATGTAGTTCAGGATGAAGATAGGCTTTTGACTGCAAATACTGATTGGATGGAGAAGTATAGAGGTTCAAGTAAGCTTTTGCTTCTGCCCAAGACAACTGATGag GTATCTCAAATTCTTAATTACTGTAATTCCAGATGCTTGGCTGTGGTTCCTCAAGGTGGAAATACCGGCCTTGTTGGTGGAAGTGTTCCTGTTTATGATGAA GTGATTATCAATGTTGGTTTGATGAATAAAATTATATCTTTTGACAAG GTCAGTGGTATTTTGGTATGTGAAGCAGGGTGCATACTGGAAAATTTGATAACTTTCCTGGACGCACAAGG ATTTGTTATGCCGCTGGACTTAGGTGCAAAGGGTAGCTGCCAGATTGGTGGAAATGTTTCAACTAATGCAGGTGGTTTGCGACTCATCCGCTATGGATCACTTCATGGGAATATACTTG GTGTTGAAGCCGTTTTAGCAAATGGTGATGTGCTTGATATGCTTGGTACTTTACGCAAAGATAATACTGGGTATGAtgtaaaacatttatttatag GAAGTGAAGGATCCTTGGGGATTGTGACCAAGGTTTCCATACTTACCCCTCCAAAGCTATCTTCAGTTAATATAGCTTTTCTGGCttgtgaaaattattttagCTGCCAG AAACTGCTCATAGAAGCAAAGAGGAAGCTTGGGGAGATCCTATCTGCATTTGAGTTTTTGGATAATGCAGCAATGGATATG GCCCTGAATAAATTGGAAGGAGTTCGAAATCCATTGCCTCCTTCACTGCACAACTTCTACGTATTGATTGAAACAACAGGCAGTAGCGAGTCCTCTGACAA AGAAAAACTTGAAGCTTTTCTTCTTCATGCAATGGAAATTGGCTTGGTTTCTGATGGTGCTTTAGCACAAGACATTAACCAAGCATTATCATTTTGGCGTTTACGTGAG GGTATACCAGAAGCATTGCAAAAATCAGGGGCCGTTTACAAATATGATTTGTCGATACCTGTTGAACAGATGTATGATCTTGTAGAGGAGATGCGAACAAGACTTG GTGCCCCAACTAAAGTAGTCGCATATGGCCATCTTGGAGATTCTAATTTGCATCTCAATATTTCAGCTCCTCAGTACGACGAAAAG ATATTAGCGCAAATAGAACCTTTTGTCTACGAATGGACATCTAAACATCGGGGGAGTATTAGCGCAGAGCACGGAGTGGGTCTCATGAAGGCTAACAAGATTTACTATAGCAAGTCAAAGAATACA GTTCAACTAATGGCTTCAATAAAGAAATTGCTGGATCCCCAAGGAATACTTAACCCATATAAGGTTCTACCACACTCCTTGAGTACCTAA
- the LOC115714984 gene encoding D-2-hydroxyglutarate dehydrogenase, mitochondrial isoform X2 gives MEKWRAGRRFLRFSSCTTPRSNPNSHTPIPMHVSGNRVPIRASIEKGKGVYGNGVRFQFRCFGSASTTVPERNPSFSMLSSDDIEYFKGILGEKNVVQDEDRLLTANTDWMEKYRGSSKLLLLPKTTDEVSQILNYCNSRCLAVVPQGGNTGLVGGSVPVYDEVIINVGLMNKIISFDKVSGILVCEAGCILENLITFLDAQGFVMPLDLGAKGSCQIGGNVSTNAGGLRLIRYGSLHGNILGVEAVLANGDVLDMLGTLRKDNTGYDVKHLFIGSEGSLGIVTKVSILTPPKLSSVNIAFLACENYFSCQKLLIEAKRKLGEILSAFEFLDNAAMDMALNKLEGVRNPLPPSLHNFYVLIETTGSSESSDKEKLEAFLLHAMEIGLVSDGALAQDINQALSFWRLREGIPEALQKSGAVYKYDLSIPVEQMYDLVEEMRTRLGAPTKVVAYGHLGDSNLHLNISAPQYDEKILAQIEPFVYEWTSKHRGSISAEHGVGLMKANKIYYSKSKNTVQLMASIKKLLDPQGILNPYKVLPHSLST, from the exons ATGGAGAAGTGGAGAGCTGGTCGTCGTTTTCTCAGATTCTCCTCATGCACAACCCCTCGATCTAACCCTAATTCTCATACTCCAATCCCCATGCATGTTTCCG GTAACAGAGTTCCTATAAGAGCTTCAATTGAAAAGGGAAAGGGTGTTTATGGAAATGGAGTTAGATTCCAGTTTAGGTGTTTTGGCTCAGCTTCTACTACAGTGCCTGAGAGAAACCCTTCGTTTTCGATGTTGAGCTCTGATGACATTGAGTATTTCAAAGGAATATTGGGAGAGAAGAATGTAGTTCAGGATGAAGATAGGCTTTTGACTGCAAATACTGATTGGATGGAGAAGTATAGAGGTTCAAGTAAGCTTTTGCTTCTGCCCAAGACAACTGATGag GTATCTCAAATTCTTAATTACTGTAATTCCAGATGCTTGGCTGTGGTTCCTCAAGGTGGAAATACCGGCCTTGTTGGTGGAAGTGTTCCTGTTTATGATGAA GTGATTATCAATGTTGGTTTGATGAATAAAATTATATCTTTTGACAAG GTCAGTGGTATTTTGGTATGTGAAGCAGGGTGCATACTGGAAAATTTGATAACTTTCCTGGACGCACAAGG ATTTGTTATGCCGCTGGACTTAGGTGCAAAGGGTAGCTGCCAGATTGGTGGAAATGTTTCAACTAATGCAGGTGGTTTGCGACTCATCCGCTATGGATCACTTCATGGGAATATACTTG GTGTTGAAGCCGTTTTAGCAAATGGTGATGTGCTTGATATGCTTGGTACTTTACGCAAAGATAATACTGGGTATGAtgtaaaacatttatttatag GAAGTGAAGGATCCTTGGGGATTGTGACCAAGGTTTCCATACTTACCCCTCCAAAGCTATCTTCAGTTAATATAGCTTTTCTGGCttgtgaaaattattttagCTGCCAG AAACTGCTCATAGAAGCAAAGAGGAAGCTTGGGGAGATCCTATCTGCATTTGAGTTTTTGGATAATGCAGCAATGGATATG GCCCTGAATAAATTGGAAGGAGTTCGAAATCCATTGCCTCCTTCACTGCACAACTTCTACGTATTGATTGAAACAACAGGCAGTAGCGAGTCCTCTGACAA AGAAAAACTTGAAGCTTTTCTTCTTCATGCAATGGAAATTGGCTTGGTTTCTGATGGTGCTTTAGCACAAGACATTAACCAAGCATTATCATTTTGGCGTTTACGTGAG GGTATACCAGAAGCATTGCAAAAATCAGGGGCCGTTTACAAATATGATTTGTCGATACCTGTTGAACAGATGTATGATCTTGTAGAGGAGATGCGAACAAGACTTG GTGCCCCAACTAAAGTAGTCGCATATGGCCATCTTGGAGATTCTAATTTGCATCTCAATATTTCAGCTCCTCAGTACGACGAAAAG ATATTAGCGCAAATAGAACCTTTTGTCTACGAATGGACATCTAAACATCGGGGGAGTATTAGCGCAGAGCACGGAGTGGGTCTCATGAAGGCTAACAAGATTTACTATAGCAAGTCAAAGAATACA GTTCAACTAATGGCTTCAATAAAGAAATTGCTGGATCCCCAAGGAATACTTAACCCATATAAGGTTCTACCACACTCCTTGAGTACCTAA
- the LOC115714068 gene encoding CDK5RAP1-like protein yields the protein MAASLSSILNQPNCGLLLKLHGRCRFGLRLRNFASHPERPISQCYLRRRTRQGSSSLKLSRSFSSSQSPLLSKPETPGLHHFIAQAALTSSEAQQDHVAASEISSKGRIYHETYGCQMNVNDMEIVLSIMKNAGFSETVDVPENAEVIFINTCAIRDNAEQKVWQRLNYFWFLKRHWKSNVATGRSQSVRPPKVVVLGCMAERLKDKILDSDKMVDVVCGPDAYRDLPKLLEEVDYGQKGINTLLSLEETYADISPVRISKNSVTAFVSVMRGCNNMCSFCIVPFTRGRERSRPVESVVREVGELWKEGVKEVMLLGQNVNSYNDTSGDEEEVEAGTNWNLSEGFSSRCKVKKVGLRFADLLDRLSTEFPEMRFRYTSPHPKDFPDELLYLMRDRHNICKYIHLPAQSGNSTVLERMRRGYTREVYLDLVQKIRRIVPDMGISSDFICGFCGETEDQHEDTVSLIKAVGYDMAYMFAYSMREKTHANRNYSDDVPEEVKQRRLTELIEAFRSSTGQCYDSQVGTLQLVLVEGPNKRAPDTELIGKSDRGHRVIFVSTPVPQRDCDSNGTRKPMVGDYVEVRILKSTRASLFGEALAITKLTSFYNIEYEEAIACGSRS from the exons ATGGCGGCTTCGCTCTCCTCAATCCTGAACCAGCCTAATTGCGGTCTCTTGCTAAAGCTCCACGGAAGATGCCGTTTCGGTCTCAGGCTTCGTAATTTCGCTTCGCATCCAGAGAGGCCTATTTCGCAGTGCTACCTCCGCCGCCGCACGCGGCAAGGAAGTTCAAGTCTTAAACTCTCCCGAAGCTTTTCTTCGTCTCAGTCTCCTCTTCTCAGCAAGCCCGAGACTCCAGGTCTCCACCACTTCATTGCCCAAGCAGCTCTCACATCTTCTGAAGCTCAACAAGA CCATGTAGCAGCTTCTGAAATTTCTTCAAAGGGTCGAATTTATCATGAGACTTATGGGTGTCAGATGAATGTAAATGATATGGAGATCGTTCTCTCCATAATGAAAAATGCTGGGTTTAGTGAAACTGTGGATGTCCCAGAGAACGCTGAAGTGATATTTATTAACACTTGTGCTATTAGGGACAATGCTGAACAGAAGGTTTGGCAGAGACTTAATTACTTTTGGTTTCTTAAGAGGCATTGGAAGAGCAATGTTGCGACTGGTAGGTCACAATCCGTACGTCCCCCAAAAGTTGTAGTTTTGGGATGCATGGCTGAGAGATTAAAGGACAAGATATTAGATTCAGATAAAATGGTTGATGTAGTTTGTGGCCCTGATGCTTACAGAGACTTGCCAAAGTTGCTTGAAGAGGTTGACTATGGTCAGAAAGGGATCAATACCTTGCTTTCTCTTGAAGAGACTTATGCTGATATTAGTCCTGTTCGAATCTCGAAAAACTCGGTTACTGCATTTGTTTCGGTGATGAGGGGTTGCAATAATATGTGCTCATTTTGCATTGTTCCTTTTACTAGAGGTAGAGAGCGGTCGCGCCCTGTGGAGTCTGTAGTGAGAGAGGTTGGTGAGCTTTGGAAAGAGGGTGTAAAAGAAGTAATGCTTCTTGGCCAGAATGTAAACAGTTATAATGACACATCTGGAGATGAGGAAGAAGTTGAAGCAGGAACTAATTGGAACCTTAGTGAAGGATTTTCCAGCAGGTGCAAGGTGAAGAAAGTTGGTTTACGTTTTGCTGATCTCTTAGATCGACTTTCTACTGAATTTCCTGAGATGAGATTCAGATATACATCCCCTCATCCTAAAGATTTTCCAGATGAGTTGCTATATTTAATGCGAGACAGACATAATATAtgcaaatatatacatttacctGCACAAAGTGGCAACAGCACAGTGCTGGAAAGAATGCGCCGGGGATATACCCGAGAGGTATACTTGGATCTCGTGCAAAAGATAAGGAGAATTGTTCCAGATATGGGGATAAGCAGTGATTTCATATGTG GATTCTGTGGAGAAACGGAGGACCAACATGAAGACACAGTAAGTCTTATAAAGGCTGTTGGTTACGATATGGCATACATGTTCGCTTATAGCATGAGGGAGAAAACTCATGCAAATAGAAACTACTCTGATGATGTTCCCGAGGAAGTTAAGCAGAGAAGGCTGACCGAACTCATTGAAGCTTTTCGTTCGAGTACCGGTCAGTGTTATGACTCACAAGTAGGAACTCTTcaacttgtgttggtagagggACCTAATAAGAGAGCTCCAGATACAGAACTTATTGGCAAGAGTGACAGAGGCCATAGAGTTATCTTTGTCAGTACTCCAGTCCCTCAACGAGATTGTGATTCAAATGGCACAAGGAAGCCAATGGTGGGTGATTATGTCGAAGTTCGTATATTGAAATCGACAAGAGCATCTCTATTTGGTGAAGCTCTTGCTATTACTAAATTGACATCATTTTACAACATCGAGTATGAAGAAGCTATTGCCTGTGGAAGCAGAAGTTGA